One Streptomyces sp. ML-6 DNA segment encodes these proteins:
- a CDS encoding alpha/beta hydrolase gives MSEAVRPDGARIHYEVHGEGFPVLLLAPDPVGSRIESWEENFFHPVRELSRHFKVIAMDQRHAGRSAAPAVPFSYEQTVADQLAVLDEAGAEQAHVVAAGFGCVHAWRLAHDAPGRVRSVVAQEPAGRDDTNTLGDFFGLFDPAMRLPRAAGFDDPETEGLGAVFEAAARDGVFERNPEAGPFAQRLHDDSEFQKEILAFRREKYVTLLVRFRDAMFPDGRAHFSVPDEWIGEFPAPLLVLPGSAPHRPEALAGRIALEAPEATLLDPGFAGPGRRARTVALIVEFLLKNNPS, from the coding sequence ATGTCTGAGGCAGTCCGGCCGGACGGCGCACGGATCCACTACGAGGTGCACGGCGAGGGCTTTCCCGTGCTGCTGCTGGCCCCCGACCCGGTGGGCAGCAGGATCGAGTCGTGGGAGGAGAACTTCTTCCACCCGGTGCGTGAGCTGTCGCGGCACTTCAAGGTGATCGCGATGGACCAGCGCCACGCCGGCCGCAGCGCCGCGCCCGCAGTGCCCTTCTCGTACGAGCAGACGGTCGCGGACCAGCTCGCGGTGCTCGACGAGGCCGGGGCCGAGCAGGCCCACGTGGTGGCCGCCGGGTTCGGCTGTGTGCACGCCTGGCGGCTGGCGCACGACGCGCCGGGCCGGGTGCGGTCGGTGGTGGCCCAGGAACCGGCGGGCCGCGACGACACCAACACCCTGGGGGACTTCTTCGGCCTCTTCGACCCGGCGATGCGGCTTCCGCGCGCGGCCGGTTTCGACGACCCGGAGACGGAAGGCCTCGGCGCGGTCTTCGAGGCCGCCGCCCGCGACGGCGTCTTCGAACGGAACCCGGAGGCCGGACCGTTCGCGCAGCGGCTGCACGACGACAGCGAATTCCAGAAGGAGATCCTCGCCTTCCGGCGCGAGAAGTACGTCACGCTGCTGGTGCGGTTCCGTGACGCGATGTTCCCGGACGGCCGTGCCCACTTCTCCGTACCCGACGAGTGGATCGGCGAGTTCCCCGCCCCCCTGCTGGTACTGCCGGGCAGCGCCCCGCACCGCCCCGAGGCCCTGGCCGGGCGGATCGCCCTGGAGGCCCCCGAGGCGACCCTCCTCGACCCGGGCTTCGCCGGGCCCGGGCGGCGGGCGAGGACCGTGGCGTTGATCGTCGAGTTCCTGCTGAAGAACAACCCGAGCTGA
- a CDS encoding cytochrome P450: MRSLAEIDITSEQFYDENGYPWQEWDRLREESPVHWYHRPGYEPFWALTKHEDISWVARNTDVFSCRERTAIETPDEIEPWETERERRGQVYGHVADYPAGLGFMDAPLHRQVRQAMYPCFTPKAMAAMEERFFELSTSYVADFVKRLDEHGTADVAHDLAARLPLAAIFELLGVPGEDWDHLFRVHQDTASAFHKGYKQEEGEEAQARFMRAMIELDQYMSGLAKKRMEEGGSNGTDVLSRLAKATVLGSPLEFHDMSYQLFNLVQAGNGTTRNAIAGGIKVLLENPDQLRKLIDDPTLLDGAVDEILRWTSVAVVMARTAMKDTEIRGRKIRKGETVAMFFPAANRDPDAFPDPYRFDITRSPNRHIAFGGNGEHRCIGAALARTELRAMFRALLPVLPTLELHGDSKMLVLRLLISEFVQLPVRRKEGTA, encoded by the coding sequence ATGCGATCGCTCGCAGAGATCGACATCACGAGTGAGCAGTTCTACGACGAGAACGGCTATCCGTGGCAGGAGTGGGACCGGCTGCGGGAGGAGTCTCCCGTCCACTGGTACCACCGCCCCGGTTACGAGCCGTTCTGGGCCCTGACCAAACACGAGGACATCTCCTGGGTCGCCCGCAACACCGACGTCTTCTCCTGCCGCGAGCGCACGGCGATCGAGACCCCGGACGAGATCGAGCCGTGGGAGACGGAGCGCGAGCGCCGCGGCCAGGTCTACGGCCACGTTGCCGACTACCCCGCCGGCCTGGGCTTCATGGACGCGCCGCTGCACCGCCAGGTCCGGCAGGCCATGTACCCCTGCTTCACGCCCAAGGCCATGGCGGCGATGGAGGAGCGCTTCTTCGAGCTCTCCACCTCGTACGTCGCCGACTTCGTGAAGCGGCTGGACGAGCACGGTACCGCGGACGTGGCGCACGACCTCGCCGCCCGGCTCCCGCTGGCCGCCATCTTCGAACTGCTGGGGGTGCCCGGCGAGGACTGGGACCACCTCTTCCGCGTCCACCAGGACACCGCCTCGGCCTTCCACAAGGGCTACAAGCAGGAGGAGGGCGAGGAGGCACAGGCCCGCTTCATGCGCGCCATGATCGAGCTGGACCAGTACATGTCCGGTCTCGCGAAGAAGCGCATGGAGGAGGGCGGCAGCAACGGGACCGACGTGCTGAGCCGGCTGGCGAAGGCCACCGTCCTCGGCAGCCCCCTCGAATTCCACGACATGTCCTACCAGTTGTTCAACCTGGTGCAGGCGGGCAACGGAACCACGCGCAACGCCATCGCCGGCGGCATCAAGGTGTTGCTGGAGAACCCCGACCAGCTGCGGAAGCTGATCGACGACCCCACCCTGCTCGACGGCGCCGTGGACGAGATCCTGCGCTGGACCTCGGTCGCCGTGGTCATGGCACGCACCGCCATGAAGGACACCGAGATCCGCGGCCGGAAGATCCGCAAGGGCGAGACCGTCGCCATGTTCTTCCCGGCGGCCAACCGCGACCCGGACGCCTTCCCCGACCCGTACCGCTTCGACATCACCCGCAGCCCGAACCGGCACATCGCGTTCGGCGGCAACGGGGAGCACCGCTGCATCGGGGCCGCCCTGGCGAGGACCGAGCTGCGCGCCATGTTCCGCGCCCTGCTGCCCGTGCTGCCGACCCTGGAACTGCACGGCGACTCGAAGATGCTGGTGCTGCGCCTGCTCATCTCCGAGTTCGTGCAGCTCCCGGTCCGCCGCAAGGAGGGGACGGCATGA
- a CDS encoding DinB family protein, with amino-acid sequence MTITAVAPEKTDALVAHLLQEFDLAYEMILELIDGFDNETARTAPEGHMPALWFLGHLMCSKDYVSGLYQEGGISLSLEFYDKWAGDCDKVDWEGAPSLDEMLGLYKRIHARLRELVATLGAEDLHRECPVEIQAPLDDYWKKRLGKLGSALSLVQMHDAYHGGQLGSLRGALGMTVPF; translated from the coding sequence GTGACGATCACCGCGGTGGCACCCGAAAAGACGGACGCACTGGTTGCACACCTGCTCCAGGAATTCGACCTCGCCTACGAGATGATCCTGGAACTCATTGACGGTTTCGACAACGAGACCGCGCGCACCGCACCGGAAGGGCATATGCCCGCCCTCTGGTTCCTCGGCCACCTGATGTGTTCGAAGGACTACGTTTCAGGGCTTTATCAGGAGGGCGGCATATCCCTTTCCCTTGAGTTCTACGACAAATGGGCGGGCGACTGCGACAAGGTCGACTGGGAGGGTGCGCCTTCCCTGGACGAAATGCTCGGCCTCTACAAGAGGATTCATGCCCGACTGCGTGAACTCGTGGCCACGCTGGGCGCGGAGGACCTGCACCGCGAGTGCCCGGTCGAGATTCAAGCTCCGCTTGACGATTACTGGAAGAAGCGTCTAGGAAAGCTCGGTTCCGCGCTCTCCCTGGTACAAATGCATGACGCCTACCACGGCGGTCAGCTGGGAAGTCTGCGTGGCGCCCTCGGGATGACCGTTCCCTTCTGA
- a CDS encoding macrolide family glycosyltransferase: MTSHIAFFNFPAFGHLNPTLGVVEELVRRGHRVSCTTTDHFAPAIEAVGAEAVRYTSVFGQYYTNPFTPEAISGEGLRTLEEATSLVSQVEGFYGENRPDVILHDFMAWGARFYAAQQDIPTVRLFPSYGVNEHFSIQAKFPMAEMTDPKVMEMVTKLDGMLPELGFPGMTSMEFFMEPPKRGIIFLPRDFHYDGHTFDERFVFAGPCLGDRSAFQGTWQPPSQDRPVLLISLGTAATGWPEFFRTCVEALANSRWDVVMAVGDNMDPAELGDLPPNFDVRRSVPQLDVLRHAELFLTHGGMNSVMESLYNGVPMVVNPLMSEQRANGLRVEELGFGRLLTRDDFSLETLRKAIDEVSADTSVADRTRAMGEAMRKVDGPAVAADTVESYLTEGTR, encoded by the coding sequence ATGACATCCCACATCGCGTTCTTCAACTTTCCCGCATTCGGACATCTGAATCCGACTCTAGGAGTCGTGGAAGAACTCGTTCGACGTGGTCATCGGGTCAGTTGCACCACCACGGATCACTTCGCCCCGGCCATCGAGGCGGTGGGGGCGGAAGCCGTTCGCTACACCTCCGTCTTCGGCCAGTACTACACGAACCCCTTCACCCCCGAAGCCATTTCGGGCGAAGGGCTGCGGACGCTCGAGGAAGCGACGTCCCTGGTGAGCCAGGTGGAGGGCTTCTACGGGGAGAACCGGCCCGATGTGATCCTCCACGACTTCATGGCGTGGGGTGCCCGCTTCTACGCGGCACAGCAGGACATTCCGACGGTACGGCTGTTCCCCTCGTACGGGGTCAACGAGCACTTCTCCATCCAGGCCAAGTTCCCCATGGCCGAGATGACCGACCCCAAGGTCATGGAGATGGTCACCAAGCTCGACGGGATGCTCCCGGAGCTCGGGTTCCCGGGCATGACGTCCATGGAGTTCTTCATGGAGCCGCCGAAGCGCGGCATCATCTTCCTCCCGCGGGACTTCCACTACGACGGACACACCTTCGACGAGCGGTTCGTGTTCGCGGGGCCGTGCCTCGGCGACCGCTCGGCCTTCCAGGGCACCTGGCAGCCCCCGTCGCAGGACCGCCCGGTGCTCCTCATCTCGCTGGGCACCGCCGCGACCGGCTGGCCGGAGTTCTTCCGGACCTGTGTCGAGGCCCTCGCGAACTCCCGCTGGGACGTGGTGATGGCCGTCGGCGACAACATGGACCCGGCCGAACTCGGGGACCTGCCCCCGAACTTCGACGTACGACGCAGCGTCCCCCAGCTGGACGTGCTCCGGCACGCCGAACTGTTCCTCACGCACGGCGGCATGAACAGCGTCATGGAGTCGCTCTACAACGGCGTCCCCATGGTCGTGAACCCGCTGATGAGCGAGCAGCGCGCCAACGGGCTCCGCGTCGAGGAGCTCGGCTTCGGCCGGCTGCTCACCCGCGACGACTTCAGCCTCGAAACCCTGCGCAAGGCGATCGACGAGGTGTCCGCGGACACGTCCGTCGCCGACCGCACCCGGGCGATGGGCGAGGCGATGCGCAAGGTCGACGGCCCCGCCGTCGCCGCGGACACCGTCGAGTCGTACCTGACCGAGGGCACCCGCTGA
- a CDS encoding family 1 glycosylhydrolase — translation MKRLIGTTLAATLLAVVLLPGTSAQGRTMTEEGRTRGETVSFPGIGSLSQPSGKGSFRFGVSSSATQIEDRNENNDWYLWSKPAPEGLGKSPFVGDGVGGYTRALDDVGLVKDLNVDSYRFGIEWSRIEPQRDKIDEAALDHYGKQLDALAAKGIRPMITLHHFANPVWVDDPRDLGCANGPSDTNLCGLDHPQGGELVVEEMAEFAELIADRFGDRVDEWVTLNEPMVYMTFAHAFGAGPPGKANLNPANLSKFTMAQRRYIMAHVAMYKAIKSADRVDADRDGAPSSVGLTVGAQEYVPIRNGKVSTDPRDIAARDRYRQYTDYGFVDALWRGTFDSDLDGTVDEWHPEWTGTLDWLGPQLYARIGVSAPGASGGGDPSYPVLDVDLCTTAPCLPYKDPSYFVPAMNYEASAQGMAGVLKEYGKRYRGLPLLVSESGIATENGTRRSQHIVRTLEQISQARAAGVDVRGYYHWSLLDNFEWLSGYSARFGLYQVDRTTMERIPTSSVPLYREIAGSRSLSSQTRQEFGGTGPFAPETAAGTTR, via the coding sequence GTGAAACGACTGATAGGCACAACCCTGGCCGCGACCCTGCTGGCCGTGGTCCTCCTGCCCGGCACGAGCGCCCAGGGCCGAACGATGACGGAAGAGGGCAGGACCCGGGGGGAGACGGTGTCCTTCCCGGGCATCGGCTCGCTCTCCCAGCCCTCGGGCAAGGGAAGCTTCCGGTTCGGCGTCTCCAGCTCCGCGACGCAGATCGAGGACCGGAACGAGAACAACGACTGGTACCTCTGGAGCAAACCGGCCCCCGAGGGCCTCGGCAAGAGCCCCTTCGTCGGCGACGGCGTGGGCGGTTACACCCGGGCGCTCGACGACGTCGGCCTCGTCAAGGACCTCAATGTGGACTCGTACCGGTTCGGTATCGAGTGGTCCAGGATCGAACCCCAACGCGACAAGATCGACGAGGCGGCGCTCGACCACTACGGCAAACAGCTCGACGCGCTCGCCGCCAAGGGCATCCGCCCGATGATCACGCTGCACCACTTCGCCAACCCGGTGTGGGTCGACGACCCGCGCGACCTCGGCTGCGCGAACGGCCCGAGCGACACCAACCTGTGCGGCCTGGACCACCCGCAGGGCGGTGAGCTCGTCGTCGAGGAGATGGCCGAGTTCGCCGAGCTCATCGCCGACCGGTTCGGCGACCGGGTCGACGAGTGGGTCACCCTGAACGAACCGATGGTCTACATGACCTTCGCGCACGCCTTCGGCGCCGGCCCGCCCGGCAAGGCCAACCTGAACCCCGCGAACCTGAGCAAGTTCACCATGGCGCAGCGGCGTTACATCATGGCCCACGTCGCGATGTACAAGGCCATCAAGTCCGCCGACCGGGTCGACGCCGACCGCGACGGCGCGCCGTCCAGCGTCGGCCTGACCGTCGGCGCCCAGGAGTACGTGCCGATCCGCAACGGCAAGGTCAGCACCGACCCGCGCGACATCGCGGCCCGCGACCGCTACCGCCAGTACACCGACTACGGCTTCGTCGACGCCCTGTGGCGCGGAACGTTCGACAGCGACCTGGACGGCACCGTCGACGAGTGGCACCCCGAGTGGACGGGCACCCTCGACTGGCTCGGCCCCCAGCTGTACGCCCGCATCGGCGTCTCCGCGCCCGGCGCGTCCGGCGGCGGCGACCCGAGCTACCCGGTGCTCGACGTGGACCTGTGCACCACCGCGCCCTGCCTCCCCTACAAGGACCCGTCCTACTTCGTTCCGGCGATGAACTACGAGGCGTCCGCCCAGGGCATGGCCGGAGTGCTGAAGGAGTACGGCAAGCGCTACCGCGGACTGCCCCTCCTGGTGAGCGAGTCCGGCATCGCGACGGAGAACGGCACCCGCCGTTCCCAGCACATCGTGCGCACCCTGGAGCAGATCTCCCAGGCCCGCGCCGCCGGGGTCGACGTCCGCGGGTACTACCACTGGAGCCTGCTCGACAACTTCGAGTGGCTGTCGGGCTACTCGGCACGCTTCGGGCTCTACCAGGTGGACCGCACCACCATGGAGCGCATCCCGACGAGCTCCGTGCCGCTCTACCGGGAGATCGCCGGGTCGCGTTCCCTGTCCTCGCAGACCAGGCAGGAATTCGGCGGTACGGGGCCGTTCGCCCCGGAGACCGCGGCCGGCACCACCCGCTGA